From Cygnus atratus isolate AKBS03 ecotype Queensland, Australia chromosome 1, CAtr_DNAZoo_HiC_assembly, whole genome shotgun sequence, the proteins below share one genomic window:
- the LOC118258079 gene encoding uncharacterized protein LOC118258079, translating into MATESEPGRRRRCCTQDALDVPKPPEPRADGDALRRGSLCDHRCAAINNVQGDLGDLGYHQHRPRGHAAVSPPPCCQQHSEEVCESCVVKTTLTAENVVEANKLSNNYKFGFKKWKSHVTARPWEDRSEIVKELYSDLNVIRGSGGSTVTFGNILYLLLFGWWLSLLYVLVAALMFVTVVGAPYGRLCWDLAGYFLWPFGKVIQKAEAPKSRRVLGACEAGTEASGTGESSALLGGPVPRRWRPRCWADEGYWQRAGTVAWLCLGYPMLALAHGLVCVAAWLLVFLIPVAKLSARTAARVLLLPPERVHVRRLRMTEVPLDAEVILCCYRAVNPYYYKYAVDGINVFAVNLLPLVLVTLVLGYVDSHNLLTSSPVKFTLALLSIMPLSYYIGMAIASISAQSNFAVGAVVNATFGSITELTFYITALIKGSREGNRCYAEIVKSALTGTLVGCVLFVPGLCMVIGGIRHQEQRFNSRSAGVSSALLFLSVGGVFAPTLFSKVYGKLVCGECHNVTQNPLGHYLCHNCHFDLMENNGTLYYSHVQPLVYTVSLLLPAAYLIGLFFTLKTHSHIYDIHVSGCHMPGHHHSAVVHWSRWRALVILLLSTLCMSACADLATEHISPILTNSTISQYFIGVTVLAMVPELPEIVNGIQFALQNNLSLSIEIGNCIAVQVCMLQIPILVLFTIFYPTNFTLVFSDLHVYASMFSVVLMNYIFMDGKCDYFQGTVLVMVYFILLAVYFFAPSPSGC; encoded by the exons ATGGCCACCGAGAGCGagcccgggcggcgccgccgcTGCTGCACGCAGGATGCGCTGG ACGTCCCCAAGCCCCCCGAGCCCCGTGCTGACGGTGACGCCCTGCGCCGGGGCTCCCTCTGCGACCACCGCTGCGCTGCCATCAACAACGTGCAGGGGGACCTGGGCGACCTGGGCTACCACCAGCATCGGCCCCGCGGCCACGCAG CCGTGTCCCCGccgccctgctgccagcagcactcgGAGGAGGTCTGCGAGAGCTGCGTGGTGAAAACCACCCTGACGGCCGAGAACGTGGTGGAGGCCAACAAGCTCTCCAACAACTACAAG TTTGGCTTCAAGAAGTGGAAGAGCCACGTGACGGCGCGGCCCTGGGAGGACCGCTCGGAGATCGTCAAGGAGCTCTACTCCGACCTCAACGTCATCCGGGGCTCTGGAG gGTCCACGGTGACGTTTGGGAACATCCTCTACCTGCTGCTCTTCGGCTGGTGGCTCTCGCTGCTCTACGTCCTCGTGGCCGCTCTGATGTTTGTCACCGTCGTGGGGGCTCCCTATG GGCGGCTCTGCTGGGACCTGGCCGGGTATTTCCTCTGGCCCTTCGGCAAAGTGATCCAGAAAGCAGAG GCCCCCAAATCCCGCCGGGTGCTGGGTGCCTGCGAGGCTGGCACGGAGGCGAGTGGCACGGGGGAGAGCTCAGCCCTGCTCGGTGGCCCCGTGCCCCGCCGCTGGCGCCCACGCTGCTGGGCTGACGAAGGATACTGG CAGCGTGCCGGCACCGTGGCGTGGCTGTGCTTGGGGTACCCCATGCTGGCGCTGGCCCACGGGCTGGTGTGCGTCGCCGCCTGGCTCCTCGTCTTCCTCATCCCCGTGGCCAAGCTGAGCGCCCGCACGGCCGCCCgcgtcctgctgctgcccccggAGCGGGTGCACGTCCGGCGCCTGAGGATG ACGGAGGTGCCGCTGGACGCGGAGGTGATCCTGTGCTGCTACCGTGCTGTCAACCCCTACTATTACAAATACGCCGTGGATGGCATCAATGTCTTCGCTGTCA ACCTGCTGCCGCTGGTGCTGGTGACGCTGGTGCTGGGCTACGTGGACAGCCACAACCTCCTGACGAGCTCTCCCGTCAAGTTCACGCTGGCGCTGCTCTCCATCATGCCCCTCTCCTACTACATCGGGATGGCCATCGCCAG CATCTCGGCCCAGAGCAACTTTGCGGTGGGAGCGGTGGTGAACGCCACGTTCGGCTCCATCACGGAGCTCACCTTCTACATCACGGCCCTCATCAAGGGCTCGCGCGAGGGCAACCGCTGCTACGCCGAGATCGTCAAGTCGGCGCTGACGGGGACGCTGGTGGGCTGCGTCCTCTTCGTCCCG GGCTTGTGCATGGTGATAGGAGGCATCCGGCACCAGGAGCAGCGCTTCAACAGCCGCTCGGCGGGCGTCAGCTCGGCCTTGCTCTTCCTCTCCGTTGGAG GTGTCTTTGCCCCGACGCTCTTCTCCAAGGTGTACGGGAAGCTGGTGTGCGGTGAGTGCCACAACGTCACCCAGAACCCGCTGGGCCACTACCTCTGCCACAACTGTCACTTTGACCTG ATGGAGAACAACGGCACCCTCTACTACAGCCACGTCCA GCCCCTGGTGTACACCGtgtccctcctgctccccgccGCGTACCTCATCGGCCTCTTCTTCACCCTGAAAACTCACTCGCACATCTATGACATCCACGTCAGCGGCTGTCACA TGCCCGGCCACCACCACAGCGCCGTGGTCCACTGGTCCCGCTGGCGGGCCCTGGTCATCCTCCTGCTCTCCACCCTCTGCATGTCGGCCTGTGCCGACCTGGCCACGGAGCACATCAGCCCCATCCTCACCAACTCCACCATCTCCCAG TACTTCATCGGTGTCACTGTGCTGGCGATGGTGCCTGAGCTGCCGGAGATAGTCAATGGCATCCAGTTTGCCCTGCAGAACAACCTGAGCTTGAG CATCGAGATCGGGAACTGCATCGCTGTCCAGGTCTGCATGCTCCAGATCCCCATCCTGGTGCTCTTCACCATCTTCTAT CCGACCAACTTCACGCTCGT